TGATGGCCTATGTGGGCGGGACATCTGAGGTATCCAGGGCCAGAAGCTTTTGGTTATCATTCTTTTTCACCCTGGGAACATCAACTACTTTTGCTTTGCTGGGTGTGATTGCTTCAGTTATCGGCGGGTTTTTCGGTGTCTCCAAATCAGTTTTGGTTTATATTGCTGCTGTGGTGAGCATACTGGTAGGATTGAAAATGTCAGGGGTAATAAATTTTAACCTGCCAAATTACGGAGCGCGAATTCTGCGCAGGCCGCAGCACAAGGGGATTTGGCCGGCATTCTTGATGGGACTTGTGATTGGCCTGGTCGGCTCCCAGTGTGCTACTCCCATACTGTTTGCCATCCTGTCTCTGGTGATGAGCAAAGGACAGATAGCATACGGGGCAGTGCTGCTGTTTATATACGGTCTCGGCAGGGGAGCGCCTGTGATAGCAGCAGGGACTTTTACCGGATTTGCTAAAGGACTTCCCGGTCTGACCCGATGGGCAGGAGTTTTTGAAAAAGCTGCGGGTGTGGTCTTAATAGTCATTGGGCTCTATTTTGCATGGACAGCATGAAAAACGGGGAGGTAATGGCCTTGGAAGAGAGGTTGTTTTCTATGGAAGCAGAATTTTTTAAGGCTTTGGCTCATCCGACCAGGGTGGGGATTTTGAAGCACCTGAAAGAAGGGCCTAAATGTGTCTGTGAATTTACTGAAATATAAGGTGAATTACCCGCAGATTTTTGAAATGCTTGACATGGTGGAGACAATTCTGATATCCCAGGTTCATGATACCCTGATGCTGCTTGATAAACGGCGAAAAGAAGGAGGTGAGTAGTCAAATGGATATTAAAGTGCTTGGTTCAGGATGTGCTAACTGCAACAAACTGGAACAAATGGTATTTGATGTGCTGGCAGAGCTTAGCGCTGATGCAGATGTAAGCAAGGTAACAGATTTTAAGGACATAATGTCCTATGGGGTAATGTCAACCCCGGCGCTGGTTATCAATGAACAGGTTGTGTTTTCGGGTGGAGTTCCCTCCAAGGCCAAACTGAATGAGATTATTGCAACAGAACTGGCCAAAAAGGGATAACGCCGCTAACCGGTCAAAATTATAATGTTTTACGGCATAAAAGGTTTTGCAGCAGGTTAACTGGGCAAAACCTTTTATGCCAAAAACCCGTAGGATATTGTTGATGATGCGGAGGTTATACCTATGCCGATATATCTTGATAATGCGGCCACTTCTTTTCCCAAGCCGGAGGTTGTATACAGGGCTTCCGATGAATTTATGCGCAAGGTTGATGTTAACGCAGGGCGGGGAGCATACAGGCAGGCTCTGGAAGCTGGGGTCGGCTGCAGCTTTATGAAGGAGTTAAGGAACTGGCCGCGTATTTATTTGAAATAGGCAAATATTATTTGGGAGGCTGAGCCAAATGGGGTGAATGGTTCATATGAAAAGGCCGGTGTAGAATTCATGAACAAGGGCCTGTTGAGGAAGCTAAGGGAAGCAGTTTTATCAGGTGAGCAGGAGCTGGCATTGAAGATTGCCGGAACGGCTTTGACAGAAGAAGTACCTGCCGAGGCCTTGGTTGAGCAGGGTTTATATCCGGCAGCATGCGAGTTAGCCCGAAGCTATGGAAATGACGAAACATGTATGGCAGAAATACTGGCAAAATTTGAATTAATTCAGTTGCTGCTTAACGAATTAATTCCAAAACTGCGAGATGAAAGAAAAGGAGCAGAGCGAGGGCGATTATTGATCGGTTCCATACAGGGTAACCTGATAGACTTCGGTAAACTGATGCTGAAAATTCTATTTATTGCATCTGGTTTTGGGGTAATTGACCTGGGGACAGATGTATCTCCTGAAACATTTGCTGAACATGTGCGTATGGAAAAACCTGATGTTCTTGCAATAGCCGTATATACAAAAGAATCTCTGCCCATGGCAGCAAAGACTGTCCAGCTTTTAAAGCAGGATTGTCTCAGGCAAGACCTTAAGATTATGCTGGGAGGCTGGGCGGTAACGCCTGAATTTGCAGCTGAGGCCGGTGCGGATATTTTTGCAGTAACGGCCGAGGAGGCAGTGGAACTTTGTTTGGCTGCCGTGGGGACTTGAATGGTACTGCATATACAGTCAGGACAAAACGGGGAGTGATTTAACTGTGAAAGTAAGTATTAATATTCAGGCAGGAATCTGTGGTTTTGAAACTACTGTCACAGCATGTGGTTCCGGTGTGAAAGAGCCGACTTTAATTGAAATTGAAAGTAACTGTGAAAAGATTATTGCACTGGGTGAGTCTGTCAGGGAAGTCAGAGGACTGGACGAAATAACCCGGGGTTTTGATGGCGTAATTATGTCTGAGGCAAGAAATGTTCTTAGGGGATGCTGCGCCGGTTGTGTAGTTCCGGCAGGCATTTTTAAAGCAACACAGGTTGCGTCTGAGTTAGCCCTGCCTAAAGACATATTAATTTCAATGACCAAAGAGGAAGAATAATGAGTTATGAATGCCAGTATTTGTCCTGTCTGCGGCCGGCAGGGCCAGAGCGTGCCGCTGACTGCCGTGGAGCAGGAAAGATGCAACTGCCAGTATGAAAATCCGGCAGGCAAGTGCTGAAAATTTTATTGGAGGTGTAATTATAATGTCTGTTGATATTAAAAAGAATTTAAACATTGAAATCACTTACTGTGTGGAATGAGGATTTCTTTCCAAGGCCTCCGGTCTGGCGGCCGCTATAGAGAAGGAGTTTGGTATCCCTGCGAAATTGAGGGAAGGTCATAACGGTATCTATGAAGTTTCTGTAAATGGCAATGTAATGTGTACAAATCAGAGTAAATGCAGCATGATTCCAAATGAAGAAGAGATTTTTCGGGTGCTCCGGCAGCTTGGCGTCCAAAAGAAAGAAGCTGCACAGGAGGTTGCTGAGAGCCCCGGAAGACAGGTGAACATTGAATTTATGTATCTTGACCTGAGTGTCTGTAACTGGTGTCAGTCAACGGAATCTAACCTTGATGAAGCCATAGCGGAAGTGGCCCGGGTTTTAAAGGCCACCGGTGTTGATGTGAATGTCAGGAAAATACATGTGCAATCAGAAGAACAGGCCCGTGAACTGGGATTTGTAAGTTCGCCGACAATCCGCATAAATGGACAGGATATTCAGTTGGATGTCAAAGAAGCCTTATGTGATTCTTGCGGTGATCTGTGCGGGGACAGTGTTGACTGCCGGATTTGGACATATCAGGGCAAGGAATATACTGCTCCGCCAAAAGGCATGATAATTGACGCTGTCTTAAGGGAAGTTTACGGTGGTACAAAAGAGAGTACGAAAAAGCCAGCCAAAACAGGCGAGATACCGGAGAATTTGAAAAAGTTTTTTGCAGCCAAACGCCGGAAACAGGATATTGAAATAATCAAAGTAACAGATAGTTGTTGCAGTCCGACTACAGGCGAAAAGTGTACCTGAAGTTAGACGATTACCCGCAGTTTGCGGGTTTTCTTTATGTTATGATCTGATTAAGTTAAACAAAAACTTGCAAATTGCAATAAATAATCATATAATTAGCTCAGGGGGTGAAATGAAGTTGGAAAACGTCCACGAGTTGATCCGGATTTTAGTCCAAAGGTTTGGATTGCTGAACGCAAGTTGTTGTGAGAACTGTTTCGGGGAAGGAGTTTCACTGGTTCAAAGCTATATCCTGTTTGAGATTAGGAGGGAAGAAAATCCTGCGATGTATCAGGTCGCGGAAGCTCTGGGGATAGATATCACGACATTTAGCCGGCAAATTAAATCCTTAGAAAATAAATGCCTGGTTACAAAATCGCCCGATCCCGATGACCGGCGGATTAATATACTGGCGCTTACCTCTGAAGGCAAAAGGATAACAGACCAGATCGATATGCGCATGAATAGTTATCTTGAGCAGCTTTTTTCCTGTTTCACAGAGTTTGAACGAGAGGTAGTGATTAAATCAATGAAACTGTTAAATAAAGCTTTATTCAAATCGGAAATGTGTTGCGATATAAAATAATTATCCAGTAGGATATTTGCAAAAAACAAGTAAAAGCCAAATAATTGCATGAGGAGGTAACAATATGAATCCAGACAAAACAGCTGAAGTTGTCAGGGCAGCCTATGGGTCCATTGCCAACCAGCAAAGCGGTTGTGGCTGTGGCGGTTCTTGCGGGGATGACGCAGGGGAATTTGCCAAATCTCTTGGGTATTCTGACAGTGATCTTAGCGTTATACCTACGGAAGCCAATTTGGCGTTAAGCTGTGGGAATCCCACCGCGATTGCCGGCCTAAAGGAAGGTGAAACAGTTCTTGATCTCGGTTCCGGAGCAGGTTTCGATTGTTTTCTGGCAGCAGCTAAAGTTGGTCAGTCAGGCAGAGTCATCGGTGTTGACATGACACCGGAGATGATTGGAAGGGCAAGGGACATAGCCTCAAAAGACCACAATGCCAATGTTGAATTTAGGCTTGGTGAAATTGAAAATTTGCCTTTAGCAGATAATTCGGTTGATGTAGTGATAAGTAACTGTGTTATTAATCTATCTGCCAATAAGGCCAGGGTTTTTCAGGAAATATACAGGGTGCTTAAGCCTCACGGAAGGGTGGCCATATCTGATATTGCTCTGCTAAAAGAGCTTCCTGAAAAAACCCGGATTAGCATGGAAGCTTATGTGGGTTGTGTTGCCGGTGCAATGCTGATTGATAAGTACAAAGAGGTGGTTGAAGCATCCG
This Phosphitispora fastidiosa DNA region includes the following protein-coding sequences:
- the arsM gene encoding arsenite methyltransferase, giving the protein MNPDKTAEVVRAAYGSIANQQSGCGCGGSCGDDAGEFAKSLGYSDSDLSVIPTEANLALSCGNPTAIAGLKEGETVLDLGSGAGFDCFLAAAKVGQSGRVIGVDMTPEMIGRARDIASKDHNANVEFRLGEIENLPLADNSVDVVISNCVINLSANKARVFQEIYRVLKPHGRVAISDIALLKELPEKTRISMEAYVGCVAGAMLIDKYKEVVEASGLKDVKVTVKGSSICLDPDTKDPIGRAMLDSLEEGQSLQDYVVSAYIEATK
- a CDS encoding cobalamin B12-binding domain-containing protein, which codes for MNGSYEKAGVEFMNKGLLRKLREAVLSGEQELALKIAGTALTEEVPAEALVEQGLYPAACELARSYGNDETCMAEILAKFELIQLLLNELIPKLRDERKGAERGRLLIGSIQGNLIDFGKLMLKILFIASGFGVIDLGTDVSPETFAEHVRMEKPDVLAIAVYTKESLPMAAKTVQLLKQDCLRQDLKIMLGGWAVTPEFAAEAGADIFAVTAEEAVELCLAAVGT
- a CDS encoding thioredoxin family protein, with amino-acid sequence MDIKVLGSGCANCNKLEQMVFDVLAELSADADVSKVTDFKDIMSYGVMSTPALVINEQVVFSGGVPSKAKLNEIIATELAKKG
- a CDS encoding cytochrome c biogenesis CcdA family protein, producing the protein MEDIVTNYLSQALTGYSVLAVLLVFVGGIVTSIGPCNMSMIPVLMAYVGGTSEVSRARSFWLSFFFTLGTSTTFALLGVIASVIGGFFGVSKSVLVYIAAVVSILVGLKMSGVINFNLPNYGARILRRPQHKGIWPAFLMGLVIGLVGSQCATPILFAILSLVMSKGQIAYGAVLLFIYGLGRGAPVIAAGTFTGFAKGLPGLTRWAGVFEKAAGVVLIVIGLYFAWTA
- a CDS encoding DUF6951 family protein, which gives rise to MKVSINIQAGICGFETTVTACGSGVKEPTLIEIESNCEKIIALGESVREVRGLDEITRGFDGVIMSEARNVLRGCCAGCVVPAGIFKATQVASELALPKDILISMTKEEE
- a CDS encoding DUF2703 domain-containing protein, whose protein sequence is MIPNEEEIFRVLRQLGVQKKEAAQEVAESPGRQVNIEFMYLDLSVCNWCQSTESNLDEAIAEVARVLKATGVDVNVRKIHVQSEEQARELGFVSSPTIRINGQDIQLDVKEALCDSCGDLCGDSVDCRIWTYQGKEYTAPPKGMIIDAVLREVYGGTKESTKKPAKTGEIPENLKKFFAAKRRKQDIEIIKVTDSCCSPTTGEKCT
- a CDS encoding ArsR family transcriptional regulator is translated as MEERLFSMEAEFFKALAHPTRVGILKHLKEGPKCVCEFTEI
- a CDS encoding MarR family winged helix-turn-helix transcriptional regulator — encoded protein: MKLENVHELIRILVQRFGLLNASCCENCFGEGVSLVQSYILFEIRREENPAMYQVAEALGIDITTFSRQIKSLENKCLVTKSPDPDDRRINILALTSEGKRITDQIDMRMNSYLEQLFSCFTEFEREVVIKSMKLLNKALFKSEMCCDIK